The Ziziphus jujuba cultivar Dongzao chromosome 7, ASM3175591v1 genome includes a region encoding these proteins:
- the LOC107423826 gene encoding protein LATE ELONGATED HYPOCOTYL, giving the protein MDTYSSGEDLVIKTRKPYTITKQRERWTEEEHNRFLEALKLYGRAWQRIEEHIGTKTAVQIRSHAQKFFSKLEKEALVKGVPIGQTLDIDIPPPRPKRKPSNPYPRKTSAAIPTSHVGVKDVKLLPSESSSHCKQVLDLEKEPIPERPGGEEDPTNEKENPTNEKENQDENCSEVFTMLQEAHYSSISSANRNSMPSPVALRNACTFREFVPSSKQANQDESNGSYVTIEHQGNQNLEKVNAKQRAVQDNATNRGSKFDNSNSPLEELVQNEKRNDLNCEMPTEELQTTQNYPRHVPVHVLDGSLGNCTQTPSADISFRDPIFHPIGEVPGHPTVFPNPAASATTEHQSNVSRSSVHQSFPPFHPTFTPIRHDQDEYRSFLQMSSTFSSLIVSTLLQNPAAHAAASFAATFWPYANMETSADSPACPHGGFPSRQMNSTPSMAAITAATVAAATAWWAAHGLLPLCAPLHTGFACAPASTSVPSMDTGQALAAKTERGENSPNPPLQDQLDVEHSEALQSQHSASKSPTQSSTESEESGAAKPDTCLKAADDEKATAEPDLHDSNPVKSRKQVDRSSCGSNTASSSEVETDALEKHDKGKEELKESDKNHPATESTNRRIRSTSTLIDSWKEVSEEGRLAFQALFSREVLPQSFSPPRDILNKKENQNNSAEGDKQNVEEKGGDTLLLDLNRRILLSRSIQQEVEKNASSRSDTNGDEGLLTIGLGHGKLKTRRTGFKPYKRCSVEAKENRVGSAGCQGEEKGPKRLRLEGEAST; this is encoded by the exons ATGGACACATATTCCTCCGGTGAAGATTTGGTTATTAAG ACAAGAAAGCCATATACTATTACAAAGCAACGAGAGCGATGGACAGAGGAGGAGCATAACAGGTTTCTTGAAGCCCTGAAGCTTTATGGGCGAGCTTGGCAGCGCATAGAAG AGCATATAGGAACAAAGACTGCTGTGCAGATCAGAAGTCATGCACAGAAATTCTTTTCAAAG TTGGAGAAGGAGGCTCTCGTTAAAGGTGTTCCTATAGGACAAACTCTTGACATAGATATTCCACCTCCACGTCCTAAAAGGAAACCAAGCAATCCTTATCCTCGAAAGACCAGTGCAGCTATTCCCACATCACATGTGGGAGTGAAAGATGTGAAACTTTTGCCATCAGAGTCTTCTTCACATTGTAAGCAAGTACTAGATCTGGAGAAAGAGCCAATTCCTGAG AGACCTGGTGGAGAAGAAGATCCtacaaatgaaaaagaaaatcctacaaatgaaaaagaaaatcaagatGAAAATTGCTCAGAAGTTTTTACCATGCTTCAAGAAGCTCACTATTCTTCTATTTCTTCAGCAAATAGAAACTCCATGCCTTCACCTGTGGCACTCAGAAATGCTTGCACTTTTAGGGAGTTTGTTCCTTCAAGCAAGCAGGCAAATCAGGATGAATCAAATGGATCATATGTAACTATTGAACATCAAGGAAATCAAAATTTGGAGAAAGTTAATGCCAAACAGAGAGCAGTTCAGGATAATGCCACAAATAGAGGATCGAAGTTTGACAACTCTAATTCTCCACTGGAGGAGTTGGTCCAGAATGAGAAAAGAAATGATTTAAATTGTGAGATGCCAACAGAGGAGCTGCAAACAACTCAGAACTACCCAAGGCATGTGCCTGTGCATGTTCTAGATGGGAGCCTAGGAAATTGCACTCAAACTCCTTCTGCAGATATTTCATTCCGAGACCCCATCTTTCATCCAATTGGTGAGGTTCCTGGACACCCTACAGTGTTTCCAAATCCAGCTGCATCTGCTACTACTGAACATCAGAGCAATGTATCAAGATCTTCAGTTCATCAATCATTTCCACCATTTCATCCTACCTTTACTCCAATTCGTCATGATCAAGATGAGTACCGATCATTTCTCCAAATGTCCTCTACGTTTTCGAGTCTTATTGTATCTACATTGCTGCAAAACCCTGCAGCACATGCTGCAGCGAGCTTTGCAGCTACATTTTGGCCTTATGCAAATATGGAAACTTCAGCAGATTCTCCTGCATGCCCCCATGGTGGATTTCCTTCTAGACAAATGAACTCAACTCCAAGTATGGCAGCAATTACTGCTGCTACTGTAGCAGCAGCCACTGCATGGTGGGCAGCCCATGGACTGCTTCCTTTGTGTGCTCCTCTTCACACTGGATTTGCCTGTGCTCCTGCATCCACAAGTGTTCCATCAATGGACACTGGTCAAGCTCTTGCAGCCAAGACTGAAAGAGGAGAGAATTCTCCTAATCCTCCCTTGCAAGATCAACTGGACGTAGAACACTCGGAAGCTTTGCAATCTCAACATTCAGCTTCTAAATCTCCCACCCAGTCATCAACAGAGTCTGAGGAGAGTGGGGCTGCAAAGCCTGATACCTGTTTAAAAGCTGCTGATGATGAGAAGGCCACAGCAGAACCTGATCTTCATGATTCAAATCCGGTGAAGAGCAGAAAACAGGTGGACCGTTCATCATGTGGTTCTAACACAGCTTCCAGCAGTGAAGTAGAGACTGATGCGTTGGAGAAGCATGACAAAGGGAAGGAAGAGTTAAAAGAATCGGATAAAAATCATCCAGCCACTGAGTCCACTAACCGTCGTATTAGAAGCACCAGCACTCTGATTGATTCTTGGAAGGAGGTGTCTGAAGAG gggaGACTGGCATTTCAAGCACTATTCTCAAGAGAGGTATTACCCCAAAGTTTTTCACCTCCACGTGATATCCTGAATAAAAAAGAGAATCAAAACAACAGTGCGGAAGGAGATAAGCAGAATGTAGAAGAAAAAGGTGGAGATACGTTGCTATTGGACCTGAATAGAAGGATATTGCTGTCTCGTTCCATCCAACAAGAAGTGGAGAAAAATGCATCATCAAGAAGTGACACCAATGGGGATGAGGGACTGTTGACAATAGGGCTTGGACATGGAAAGCTCAAGACTCGCCGAACAGGATTCAAACCTTACAAAAGGTGCTCAGTAGAAGCCAAGGAAAACAGGGTGGGAAGTGCCGGCTGCCAAGGCGAGGAGAAAGGCCCGAAGAGGTTGCGCTTGGAAGGGGAAGCTTCAACTTGA